The window TCTTCAATTTCAGCTGGTGTTGGCTCCTTAGCACCAGCAGAGCCAGAAGCCTGAGCGGATGGTTTAGACAATTGCTCCAAAATTGCTTTAGTTTCAGCTGCAGTTGGTGGAGGAACAGGTTTACCATCAGCTCCAACTGGGGGTTTACTCAACTCTTTTAAGATCTGACTCACTTCTTCAGGAGACAGATCTTGCCCAGAGTTTATTGAACCATCTCCAGCTGTATTTTGGCTGTTGGACAACCAAACCAGACCAACTACTATAAGGACAATTACTACGACACCGATAATAGTAGAAATAATTTTACTGCTGGATGAATTCATAAAATAAGTTTTTAAAAATTAATAAGTATTAAATATCCAAAAAATATAAAATGTAGGAGAAACCCACTACACCACAATATTACATTAAACATAATACCAACAAACAAGTCTGCTCACAATAAAAAAGTTAACTCAATGTTGATAACCTGAATCAGATACGTGGCCACTTTTAATTCGTTTTATTAAAAAAATATCTATTTATTAACTTATTTTTTAAAATAAACTCAAATATTTATTCCACCCACCAAGCTTGCAAAGTAGACCTGGACGTGATATACTTAATCATAACGATATGAGACTGTCTGAATGTCCGCTCCGAGAGGAAACGGACATTTTTAGTTAAAATTTCGTTTAAAATAATTATTCATAGCTAAAATATTTATGATCGATTTAAAAGCACTCAAAGGAGCTCTTGATCAATTAGAAGAAGAGCGCAACATTCCTCAAGATAAAATAATCGAAGCGATTGCTGACTCTTTGGTGGCCGCTTACAAAAAAGATTACGGTAAGAAAGGACAGATTGTCCGGGCTCATTTTGATATGGATTCAGGTAAAATTGAGTTCCAGCAAATTAAAATTGCTGTCGACAACACCACTGTCCGCCTAGCTGAAGAAGAACCAACTGACGACTTGGATGAACGACCTCGTTTCAATGAAGAACACCATATCTGGCTAGAAGACGCCCAGAAGATTAAGCGTGACTGTCAATTGGGAGACGAATTAATCTTTCCGCTCGACACTCAGGAAGATTTTGGCCGAATAGCCGCTCAAACAGCCAAACAAGTAATCATCCAACGAATCCGAGAGGCAGAAAAAGTCTCTATTTTAGATGAATATGAGGGACGCGAAGGCGATATTATTAATGGAAAAGTCCAAAAACTAGATCGGGGCAACGTTTTCATCGACCTTGGTCGAACAACAGCCATCTTGCCTTACGAGGAACAAGTGCCAGGCGAATATTATCGTCAAGGTGAACGGATCCGCGCTTATTTGTTTAAAGTAGAAGACACTCCTCGTGGCATTGCTTTAAAACTGTCTCGTTCTCATCCTAAATTTGTTGAAAAACTATTTGCTGTAGAAGCACCCGAGATCGCCAATGGCACCGTAGAAGTCAAAGCGATCGCCCGAGAAGCTGGTTCGCGCACCAAAATAGCAGTTATTTCTCACGACCAAAACATCGACGCTGTCGGTTCTTGTGTCGGCCAAAAAGGCTCACGAGTAAACACCGTTATTACCGAACTAGGGGGTGAAAAAATCGACATTATTGAATGGTCAGACCGAACTGAAACTTTTATCGGCAGTGCTTTATCACCGGCCAAAATCAACGAAGTTAAGATAGACGAAGAAAACCGCTCCGCTACTATTAGTGTCGATCCTGACCAGTTTTCACTAGCAGTTGGTAAAGGTGGCCAAAACGTCCGCCTAGCAGCCAAGCTAACTGGTTGGAGAATTGATATTGTTACCCCTGAAGGGTCAAATAAAGACTTAGCTGAAGTAGTAGAAAAAGTGACCACCGAAGAGACTCCCACTGAACCAGTTTCTACCGAAGAGGCTACTGTTTAATTATTAATTTAATCTAAATATCTTATGAAAAATCTGTGGCACGACATTCCATTTGGAAAAAGTAACAATAAATTCAACGTCATTATCGAGATTCCAAAACTCTCTCGAGTCAAATATGAACTAGACAAAGAAACTGGATTAATTCATGTCGACCGTGTTTTGTATTCACCAATGCACTACCCGGCCAACTATGGTTTCGTACCTCAAACTTTATGGGATGACGGCGACCCGTTGGATGTTTTAGTTATGTCTCATGAACCATTTGTCCCAGGCTGCCTAGTCGAAGTTCGACCGATCGGTATTATGGAGATGCAGGACGATGGCGAAGGCGATGCTAAAGTTTTAGCAGTGCCAACCAAAGACCCTCGTTTTAACACTGTCACTGACATTAGAAATCTAGAACCACACACTTTGGACGAAATTTCTCACTTCTTCAAAGTTTACAAAGACTTACAAAAAAAAGAAGTGGTGGTGGGAGAGTGGCTTGGTCACGAAGAAGCCGAAAAAGCGGTAGACCACTCTATAGAAGTTTACAATCAAAAATATCCTCGTTCTTAAACCCTTTCTGGACAATCACAACAAATAGCTCCATATGGTATACTTAAAGTTACCCTATGGGCTTTTTGTTTAATGGTCTAAAAAGCCTGAGGGTTTAACAGATTTACTTAAAAACATATGAAATACTATAAAATTATTCCTTTAATAATCGCCATGGCTTTAGTGGTAGCTAGTCCAATCCCAGTATTAGCTGAGGACTCCCCCAGTATAACCAACACCCTAAAAGAACGAGCTCGTGAGGCTAGAGAAAAATTCCAAGCTGAACGTGAAGCGGTTAAAGAGCAAGGACTTAAGGACAGGGCTGAATTTAAAGGAGAAAGAGCGGAGATCAGGGGAGAACACCAGGATAAAATTAAAAGTATCTTAGATGATGATTCTGTCAGTACTAGCTCTAAAAGAGACCTTTTAAAAGATGAACGAGAGATGCGCCGAGGAAAGGTGGACGATTTAAAAAAAGATCGAATTGAAGCTTACGCTAGTCGTATCACTCGTCGACTAACCGCTGCTATTGAACGTATTAGCAGCCTAATTGATCGAGTAGAAGAAAGATTAACTAAAGCTGATGCCAAAGGAATAGATATCACCAAAGCTCAAGGTCTCATTAGCGAAGCGCGGACCAACCTTAGTGAAGCCAAAGTTGGTTTAGCTGACTTCCAGGCCAAGGTTAGTGATTTGGTAACTACTTCCACCCCAGGTGAATCATTTGTGAAGGCAAAAGAAGCAGCCGGCACAGTGATTACTAAAATCAAAACCGCTCATGCTAAAATAGTAGAAGCGATCACTTCTCTTAAAGCCGACCTGAAAGACAGTCCAGACGATCAATCAGATGATAGTAGTGCTTCAAATTAATTATTAGTTATTTTTTATTCATGGACACTCAAAACAAAAACCCAGAGTCAGTTGGACCAGTATTAGGTATCGTAATTATTATTGCTATTCTAGTAGTTGGTGGTATCTTCGCCTTTACCAATCGCTTAAGTATCAACAATAGTACTCAGTCAGCTGAAGAGATTGAAGTTTCACCTGATGAAACAACTATTAACCTAAGTACCCAGAGTACCTCCACCGATCTGACCACTATTGAAGCGGACGCTCAAGCCACCGACCTCAACAATCTCGATATCGAGCTTGAAGCGATGCAAAAGGAGTTAGAATAAAAGAGATTAATAAATTTCTCGTCACCAAAAAAACTGGCCCCTACGGCCAGTTTTTTTGGTGGCAAATCAAATTAAACCCCTAATTGCAATTCCTAAAAAATCCGCTATGCTAGAGGCCTATGACTAATATAAAAATCAATAAAATTAACGACAGTGAGGTAGAAATTATCGGTGAAGTTGAGTCGGTTGAGTTTATGAAACACTGGACTCCAGTCGTGAAAAAACTTAATGAGCAAGTCACTCTCGATGGTTTTCGCAAAGGCAACGCTCCTGAAAAAATCTTACTAGAAAAAATCGGTGAAGAAAAAGTTCTAATTGAGATGGCTGACACCGTCTTTGCTAAGCTTTACCCAGAAATCCTGACTGAGCACAAGATCGACGCCATCGGCCAACCGCAGGTTTCTATCACCAAACTCGCCAAGGATAATCCCCTCGGTTTCACTATTAAAACCGCTATTGTTCCAACTTTAAAACTACCCGATTATAAAAAGATTGCTAAAGAGACTGTGGCGAAAACCGAAAAACCAACCGAAGTAACCGACAAAGAAATAGAAGACGTCATCTTTGAATTACAAAAACAACGAGCCATGTCGTTGGAGGAAAATAAAGACCTCAAACCGGAAGATAAAGACAAGTTGGTCCTCCCGGAAATTACTGATGAGTTCGTGAAAACTCTCGGTAAATTTGAAAATGTGGCTGACTTTAAAGCCAAGATTAGAGAAAATTTAGGATCAGATAAAGAATTTAGAGCCAAGGAGAAAACTCGTCTCGCTATTATGGACGCTATTGCTGAGAAGATCGAAGTCACTATTCCTGACATCTTGGTTGAGAGCGAACTAAACAAAATGGTTCAAGAATTAAAATATGAAACCAATCGCATGGGCCTAAAGTTTGATGATTACCTGATTCACCTCAAGAAAACCGAAGACGAACTCAAACATAACTGGAAAGCTGACGCTGAAAAACGAGTAAAGTTAGGTTTAGTGGTCAACGCGATAATTGACGATGCTAAATTAGAAGCTACTAAGGAGGAATTGGAGCACGAAGTTAGTCACATGCTTGGTCATATGGGCGATCAACAGCCGAGCGATAAAGATTTACCTCGTGTCCATTCCTACGCCGAAAACACCATCCTCCACAAAAAAGTCTTCGAGCTATTAGAAAATAATAAATAATGATAAACTTTTTCTAATTACTAGTCTTCGTTAAAACACAAATTATATGTTAATACCAACCGTAATCGAAAAATCACCACTCGGCGAACGAGCCTACGATATTTACTCACGCCTATTAAAGGAACGAATTATTTTTTTGGGCGGCATTGTGGACGACTATGTGGCCAACCTAATCATCGCTCAATTATTGTTTTTGGAATCTGAAGATCCTAAAAAGGATGTCACTCTATATATCAACTCCCCTGGTGGCTCAGTCAGTGCCGGTCTCGCTATTTACGACACTATGAATCACATTAAACCAGACGTTTCGACTGTCTGTGTCGGCCTCGCCGCTTCCATGGGAGCTTTCTTGTTATCATCAGGAACCAAAGGCAAGCGCTTTATGCTTCCCAACGCTGAAGCCATGATTCACCAAGTCATGGGTGGGGCGGAAGGCCAAGCCTCTGATATTGCTATCAGCGCTAAACACATCCTTCGCA is drawn from Candidatus Vogelbacteria bacterium and contains these coding sequences:
- the clpP gene encoding ATP-dependent Clp endopeptidase proteolytic subunit ClpP, whose protein sequence is MLIPTVIEKSPLGERAYDIYSRLLKERIIFLGGIVDDYVANLIIAQLLFLESEDPKKDVTLYINSPGGSVSAGLAIYDTMNHIKPDVSTVCVGLAASMGAFLLSSGTKGKRFMLPNAEAMIHQVMGGAEGQASDIAISAKHILRTKDTLNKILAKNTGQKVEQVEKDSDRDNYMTAEEAKKYGLVDDIVKPKSR
- the nusA gene encoding transcription termination factor NusA, with protein sequence MDLKALKGALDQLEEERNIPQDKIIEAIADSLVAAYKKDYGKKGQIVRAHFDMDSGKIEFQQIKIAVDNTTVRLAEEEPTDDLDERPRFNEEHHIWLEDAQKIKRDCQLGDELIFPLDTQEDFGRIAAQTAKQVIIQRIREAEKVSILDEYEGREGDIINGKVQKLDRGNVFIDLGRTTAILPYEEQVPGEYYRQGERIRAYLFKVEDTPRGIALKLSRSHPKFVEKLFAVEAPEIANGTVEVKAIAREAGSRTKIAVISHDQNIDAVGSCVGQKGSRVNTVITELGGEKIDIIEWSDRTETFIGSALSPAKINEVKIDEENRSATISVDPDQFSLAVGKGGQNVRLAAKLTGWRIDIVTPEGSNKDLAEVVEKVTTEETPTEPVSTEEATV
- a CDS encoding inorganic diphosphatase — protein: MKNLWHDIPFGKSNNKFNVIIEIPKLSRVKYELDKETGLIHVDRVLYSPMHYPANYGFVPQTLWDDGDPLDVLVMSHEPFVPGCLVEVRPIGIMEMQDDGEGDAKVLAVPTKDPRFNTVTDIRNLEPHTLDEISHFFKVYKDLQKKEVVVGEWLGHEEAEKAVDHSIEVYNQKYPRS